The Macrobrachium nipponense isolate FS-2020 chromosome 1, ASM1510439v2, whole genome shotgun sequence genome includes a window with the following:
- the LOC135220001 gene encoding superoxide dismutase [Cu-Zn]-like — protein sequence MAKCLQVLFFVVGAICCAGIGAGFTVLFMNFAKDSSPNEEVHAECFLVQNPGEPGDVGGVIVFHHMRDSTTIHIEGNVTGLSKGLHGFHIHTYGVVDGDCGAAEAHYNPDGFVHGGPDAEQRHVGDLGNIESGEDGIAHVNIHDNIVSLYGDRAVVGRSVVVHAKEDDLGLGGDEGSLTTGNAGARLACCTIFLAPHD from the exons ATGGCGAAGTGTTTACAAGTCCTCTTTTTCGTGGTGGGGGCCATTTGCTGTGCAGGAATTGGGGCAGGCTTTACGGTGCTCTTCATGAACTTTGCAAAGGACAGCTCGCCCAACGAG GAGGTACATGCTGAGTGCTTCCTGGTTCAAAACCCTGGTGAGCCAGGAGACGTGGGAGGCGTCATCGTTTTTCACCATATGAGAGACTCGACCACCATTCATATCGAGGGCAACGTCACAG GCCTGTCTAAGGGACTCCACGGCTTCCACATCCACACCTATGGTGTCGTGGACGGCGACTGTGGAGCAGCCGAGGCTCATTACAACCCAGACGGATTCGTCCATGGCGGCCCTGATGCCGAACAGAGGCACGTTGGTGATTTGGGAAACATCGAGAGCGGTGAGGATGGAATTGCTCACGTAAAT ATCCACGACAACATAGTGTCGCTGTACGGTGACAGAGCAGTTGTAGGCCGAAGCGTAGTTGTCCATGCCAAAGAGGACGACTTGGGACTAGGTGGCGACGAAGGTTCCCTGACAACTGGCAATGCAGGAGCTAGATTAGCCTGCTGTACCATTTTCTTGGCCCCCCACGACTAA
- the LOC135220000 gene encoding fructose-bisphosphate aldolase-like, translating into MTTYFSYPTPELQAELRGIANAIVTPGKGILAADESTGTMGKRLSNIGLENTEENRRKYRQLLFTSDKELGNHISGVILFHETLYQKSDSGVPFVDLIKQLGIIPGIKVDKGVVPLMGSEGESTTQGLDDLAQRCAQYKKDGCQFAKWRCVLKIGQNTPSYLGMLENANVLARYASICQMNGLVPIVEPEVLMDGSHDLVRAQKVTETVLSFTYKALMDHHVFLEGTLLKPNMVLAGQECPIKYTPQQAAEATLLALSRTVPAAVPGICFLSGGQSEEEATVHLDALNKCTAARKPWALTFSYGRALQASALKAWSGKDVKAGQVELLKRAKANGAASVGKYQAGSSSGAASGAGLFVKNHQY; encoded by the exons ATGACAACCTACTTCAGCTACCCTACCCCTGAGCTTCAGGCCGAACTGCGAGGCATCGCCAATGCCATCGTGACGCCTGGCAAGGGTATCTTGGCCGCTGACGAGTCCACTGGCACCATGGGTAAACGCCTGTCCAACATCGGTTTGGAAAACACCGAAGAAAACAGGAGGAAATATCGCCAGTTGCTCTTCACCTCCGACAAG GAACTCGGAAACCACATCTCCGGGGTGATTTTGTTCCACGAAACCCTCTACCAGAAAAGCGACAGCGGTGTCCCCTTCGTCGACCTCATCAAACAGTTGGGCATCATTCCTGGCATCAAG GTCGACAAAGGTGTTGTGCCATTGATGGGATCTGAAGGCGAAAGCACCACCCAAGGACTTGATGATCTTGCACAGCGCTGTGCTCAGTATAAAAAGGATGGCTGCCAGTTTGCCAAATGGCGCTGTGTGCTTAAGATTGGACAGAACACTCCCAGCTACCTTGGCATGTTGGAAAACGCCAACGTACTTGCACGTTACGCTTCCATATGCCAAATGAACGGCCTCGTCCCTATCGTCGAACCTGAG GTGCTGATGGATGGGTCCCACGATCTCGTACGTGCCCAGAAAGTTACGGAAACTGTCTTGTCTTTCACTTACAAAGCTTTAATGGATCATCACGTCTTCTTAGAAGGAACTCTACTCAAACCCAACATGGTATTGGCAGGACAGGAATGTCCCATTAAATACACACCTCAACAAGCTGCAGAG GCCACTCTTCTGGCATTATCTCGAACTGTCCCAGCTGCTGTACCTGGCATATGCTTCCTCTCTGGTGGTCAGTCTGAAGAAGAGGCAACAGTCCATCTCGATGCCCTTAACAAGTGCACAGCAGCCAGAAAACCATGGGCTCTCACTTTCAGTTATGGCCGAGCACTTCAGGCCTCTGCTTTGAAGGCGTGGAGTGGCAAGGACGTGAAAGCTGGCCAAGTCGAACTGCTGAAGAGAGCCAAAGCCAACGGTGCTGCTTCTGTTGGCAAATATCAGGCTGGGAGCTCCAGTGGAGCTGCCAGTGGAGCTGGTCTCTTCGTCAAGAATCACCAGTACTAA